One genomic region from Haloarcula taiwanensis encodes:
- a CDS encoding thiol reductase thioredoxin has translation MSQTLETMEPNPVWVEDAYSDTVDVLTRYADEFEYKIWGGDWCKDCRAQLPDFGAALKAAGVPDAVVHHYPVEKEEDGSKTGPEVEAYDIELIPTVVVEHNGEEVARFVEEEPVPIAVYLADKIEAEMA, from the coding sequence ATGAGTCAGACGCTCGAAACCATGGAGCCGAATCCGGTGTGGGTCGAAGACGCCTACTCCGACACTGTCGACGTTCTCACGCGCTACGCCGACGAGTTCGAGTACAAGATCTGGGGCGGCGACTGGTGCAAGGACTGCCGGGCACAGCTCCCCGACTTCGGGGCGGCGTTGAAAGCCGCCGGTGTCCCCGACGCAGTGGTCCACCACTACCCCGTTGAGAAGGAGGAGGACGGCTCGAAGACAGGACCGGAGGTCGAGGCATACGATATCGAACTCATCCCGACAGTCGTCGTCGAACACAATGGCGAGGAGGTTGCCCGATTCGTCGAGGAGGAGCCGGTCCCTATCGCGGTGTACCTCGCCGACAAAATCGAAGCCGAGATGGCCTGA
- a CDS encoding thioredoxin domain-containing protein, which yields MSDATDPVSRNRLDEAESPYLRQHADNPVNWQPWDETALEAAKERDVPIFLSIGYAACHWCHVMEEESFEDEEIAEQLNEHFVPIKVDREERPDLDSVYMSICQQVTGGGGWPLSAWLTPEGKPFYVGTYFPPEEKRGQPGFGDLLQRLSDSWSDPEQREEMENRAQQWTEAIESDLEATPAAPEDPAEDIIQTAATIAHRGADRQDGGWGSGGPKFPQNGRLHALLRAHADGGQEDYLTVVEETLDVMADRGLYDHVGGGFHRYATDQQWAVPHFEKMLYDNAEIPRAFLAGYQAIGSERYAAVVRETFEFVQRELQHPDGGFFSTLDAESAPVDDPEGETEEGLFYVWTPEQVREAVDDETDADIFCDYFGVTERGNFEGGTVLAVRKPVPALAEEYERSEDEITASLQRALNQTFEARKSRPRPARDEKVLAGWNGLMIRALAEGALVLDDAYADVAADALSFVREHLWDADAGRLNRRYKDGDVAIDGYLEDYAFLGRGALTLFEATGDIEHLAFAMDLGQAITEAFWDDKQETLFFTPTGGESLVARPQELTDQSTPSSTGVAVDLLLSLSHFSDDDRFEDVAERVIRTHADRVSSNPLQHASLTLATDTYEQGALELTFVGDRSEYPDEWTETLSDRYIPRRLLAHRPADESRFEQWLGTLGLDDSPPIWAGREQVDERPTVYACRNFACSPPKHDLKTALDWGAGTDDAA from the coding sequence ATGAGCGACGCCACGGACCCGGTATCTCGCAATCGACTCGACGAGGCGGAGAGCCCGTATCTCCGCCAGCATGCTGACAATCCCGTCAACTGGCAGCCCTGGGACGAGACGGCTCTAGAAGCCGCAAAGGAACGGGACGTACCAATCTTCCTCTCCATTGGCTACGCGGCGTGTCACTGGTGCCACGTCATGGAGGAGGAGAGCTTCGAGGACGAGGAAATCGCCGAGCAGCTCAACGAGCACTTCGTTCCGATAAAGGTCGACCGCGAGGAGCGCCCGGATCTCGACTCCGTGTACATGAGTATCTGTCAGCAGGTGACCGGTGGCGGCGGCTGGCCGCTGTCGGCCTGGCTCACGCCGGAGGGAAAGCCGTTCTACGTCGGGACCTACTTCCCGCCGGAGGAGAAGCGCGGCCAGCCGGGCTTTGGCGACCTGCTCCAGCGCCTTTCAGACTCGTGGTCGGATCCCGAACAGCGCGAGGAGATGGAAAACCGTGCCCAGCAGTGGACTGAGGCAATCGAGAGCGACCTCGAAGCGACGCCCGCCGCTCCCGAAGACCCCGCTGAGGACATTATCCAGACCGCGGCGACCATCGCCCACCGCGGAGCGGACCGACAGGACGGCGGCTGGGGTTCCGGCGGGCCGAAGTTCCCCCAGAACGGGCGACTGCACGCGCTGCTTCGGGCACACGCTGATGGTGGACAGGAAGACTACCTGACCGTCGTCGAGGAGACGCTCGACGTGATGGCCGACCGGGGACTGTACGACCACGTCGGCGGCGGCTTCCACCGTTACGCGACCGACCAGCAGTGGGCGGTCCCGCACTTCGAGAAGATGCTGTACGACAACGCCGAGATTCCCCGTGCCTTCCTCGCGGGCTACCAGGCCATCGGCTCCGAACGCTACGCCGCGGTCGTCCGGGAGACCTTCGAGTTCGTCCAGCGCGAACTCCAGCATCCAGACGGCGGCTTTTTCAGCACGCTGGACGCCGAGAGCGCGCCCGTCGATGACCCCGAGGGCGAGACGGAAGAGGGGCTGTTCTACGTCTGGACGCCCGAGCAGGTCCGCGAGGCCGTCGACGACGAGACCGACGCGGACATCTTCTGTGACTACTTCGGCGTCACGGAGCGGGGGAACTTCGAAGGCGGGACGGTCCTTGCGGTTCGAAAGCCCGTCCCGGCGCTCGCCGAGGAGTACGAACGAAGCGAGGACGAAATCACGGCGAGCCTCCAGCGGGCCCTGAACCAGACCTTCGAGGCCAGAAAGAGCCGACCGCGACCGGCCCGCGACGAGAAGGTGCTGGCCGGCTGGAACGGCCTGATGATTCGGGCGCTCGCCGAGGGCGCTCTCGTGCTGGACGACGCCTACGCCGACGTGGCTGCCGACGCCCTCTCGTTCGTCCGGGAGCACCTGTGGGACGCCGACGCGGGGCGACTCAACCGCCGGTACAAGGACGGCGACGTGGCCATCGACGGCTACCTGGAGGACTACGCGTTCCTCGGTCGCGGCGCGCTGACGCTGTTCGAGGCGACCGGCGACATCGAGCACCTCGCGTTCGCTATGGACCTCGGACAGGCCATCACAGAGGCGTTCTGGGACGACAAACAGGAGACGCTGTTTTTCACGCCGACCGGCGGCGAATCGCTGGTCGCACGGCCCCAGGAACTGACCGACCAGTCGACGCCGTCCAGCACCGGCGTCGCCGTCGACCTCCTGCTGTCGCTGTCGCATTTCAGCGACGACGACCGCTTCGAGGACGTGGCCGAGCGGGTCATCCGGACCCACGCCGATCGCGTCTCCTCGAACCCGCTCCAGCACGCCTCGCTCACGCTGGCGACGGACACCTACGAGCAGGGCGCGCTGGAACTCACCTTCGTCGGCGACCGGTCGGAGTACCCCGACGAGTGGACGGAGACACTTTCCGACCGGTACATTCCGCGCCGTCTACTGGCCCACCGACCGGCCGACGAGAGTCGTTTCGAGCAGTGGCTCGGAACGCTGGGACTGGACGATTCGCCGCCAATCTGGGCCGGCCGCGAGCAGGTCGATGAGCGGCCGACGGTGTACGCCTGCCGGAACTTCGCCTGTTCGCCACCGAAACACGACCTCAAGACGGCGTTAGACTGGGGCGCGGGAACTGACGACGCGGCGTGA